Part of the Capricornis sumatraensis isolate serow.1 chromosome 9, serow.2, whole genome shotgun sequence genome, TGTGCCTAGGAGGGTACATGAATGTCCAAAGGACTGAATGGCCTCTTTACTTTGGTTGAGGTTACTGAAGGGGGCAGCCCCAGGGCTTGGCTGGGAGGGCAAATACCAAACTCTCAGAGaagtaaaaataactattttattgTACACAGACTATATTCAAACAAACCGCCCACTCAGAAAACAGCAGGTTCTGGCTTTTCCCAGAGTCCCCAGAAGAATATAAATCGGAGTCTCTGGGAGACAGTATCTTCTCCAAAGTGAAATGTGAGAgagattgtatgtgtgtgtgtgcacacaggcacacacgcacacatccaTTGTAACCTTTCGATTCCATGGGGTTTGGCTGGCCTCATCTGTAAGTGGACACCCCTCCTTGCTTCTCTGGTCCAAGAGGAAGCCTCAACCTGGGGCAGGCATAAACCAGTCACTCAAcctccattttattcttttgcaaagAATCAGTGAAGGCTTGCCACTCTGCTGGGTAAAAACGCTTGTAGATGTTGATCTTATTCCGAATCTGTTTTGGGGTATCTTGATAGTAATTCTTCTCGTCCCGGGCCATAGCCTAAGGAAAGAAAAGGGCCACTTGAATGAAGAAGGCTGGACAGGCAAAGCTCAAATCCCTAGCCCTGCGCTGGACAAGGTACTACCCATCCCTGAGATTCAGATTCCTCGCGTCAAAAGTCATAGTGTATGTGGGAAAATGGGTACAAGTACCCTCAGAGACTAGGCAGGAGCTGAGACCAGCTGAGTAGCTCATTCttagtccatcaccaactgatcCCACCTGGGCACAGGGGTCTAGTGTAGccagatttttccatttttaagagaagccagaaaaaaaaggaCTTTTACTTGAGACCTCCCATAATTAAAATGGGAGTTAACCCCTGAAAAACAGTTAACTCATGAACAGCACAGATGTGAACTGCATAGGTCCACTTATAATGGGTGTTTTTCAGGTTTTCAGGACCATGTAGTTGAATCCCTAGATTTTAAGGAACTGCAGACTTGGAAGACCAACTGTAAATTACACACAGGTTAACTCtcaagttgttcaagggtcacCTGCAGTTCATTAAAAATACCATGTGAGcaaacaatatatatttatgaGTGGGATACGCAccacaggctcctcagtctatccAATTATAAGCATTCTGTCGAAGGGATCCATTTCCTAGGGTATCTTTCCTCTTTGTTTCCACTCAATCTCAAGAAATAGGCACTAGCCAAACAGATCAGACCCCAAACGGTCCAGGGTACCTTCTCCCCAAGGGCCCAAGTGGTTCCTCCTGCCAGGCCTGAACCACTTACCTTATAGTTCTCCCCATGGTTCTCCACCATGTAGCGAACATAGTCAATGAGATCTCGTGACagtgtatttcctttcttttctggaaGGCTGGCTTCTGCCTCCAGGTCTGGGTTGAAAGAAGCCGAGAGACAGGGAATGAAGCTTTGCTTCCTGCATAAGTTGAGCTGCTCAGTCAATCCCAAGCCACAAGAGTTGCTACATTGGCCAAGTGATGaccttcccctcttcctctccaAATTCAGTGCTAGAAACTTCCTCATTTGCCCCTCAGGTCCCAGGCTCTGCCTATGGCACAAGCATCCATCAGCATAGCAATAAGTCACCTCTCTTTGGGTCTCAGATGGGTGAAAGGAAGGTACCAAACTAAAAATCTCTACTTAGTGCCAGGTACCAGGGACAGAGATGAAGATACACTGCTGTATCTTCAATGCAGGGCTCCATTCCAGCTCTAAATTGTTTGAGAACctcttaaaaatgttaatatgtgAAATGAAAAGGTGTGAATAAATGAGAACTCAAGCTGTAGGAACTAGGGCCAAAGGCACCTCACTGTTCCACGTGAGGAGAAAAACCAAACTCTGGAGTCAATATGGCCTCACTCCTAAAATagctgggcttctctgatggctcagcggtaaagaatctgcctgcaatgcaggagatacaggttcagtccctggatggggaagatcccctggagaaggaaatggcaacccactccagtattattgcctgggaaaaccTATCCATAGAGGACTTGGAgagttacagtccaaggggtcagaagagttggacatggcttagcgactgaacacacacacaccactactGAGCTATGATGGTAAATTttgagggtttttattttttgcccacaattaactttctttttttaatggtaaattttgtgggatttttttaaaccataattttaaaatttttaattaaagaattaaaagtaAAACTTAAGATTAGCTTTCACTACACTAAGTACACATGATTTTGTATATACAATCCTGTGCAGTAACTCTTACAAGAATCACTAAAATAGACTACAGACAGGAATTCATGGAATTCTGTATCAAATGTCTGGtcagagggctttcctggtggctcagaggtaaagaattggcccgccaaggcaggagacacgggttctgggaagatctcacatgcagtGGAGCAcaaactattgagcctgtgctctagagcccagaagccacaactactgagcccacgtgctgcaactactgaagactGTGCAgttagagcctgcgctccacagcaagagaagccaccacaataagaagcctgcgCATGCTTGCCTTAATTAGAGAAAggcctgagcagcaatgaaggcacagccaaaaataaataaatgtctggtcattcaaatttttaaactttgcagAATTTACTCTCTTGTTTTAATATTCAGTCTCTATAGCCTTAAAATACATAAAGTTGATTTATCATtggaaagattcagttcagtcactcagtcgtgtctggctctttgagaccccatggactacagcataccaggcttccttgtccatcaccaactcctggaacctactcaaactcatgtccatcgaatcggtgatgctatccaactatctcatcctcaaTGCAAAAATTATATGGTGGaatctctaaaaaaaaaagactgttcatCGTTAAACTCATGAGAAGCTGAATTCATGCCTGAGACTTAATGTTTTCTCCTTTATCCTCTCAGGCACTGGTTACGTTCTCCCTGAACATCTCTGGCCTCCCTTCACACATTGGAACTTAGTCAGTAGACTGAAAATGTCTCGGCCAGGACATAGTTCTAACTGTGCCAGCTGAGCCCTGGACCAGCTCATTTCCtccctctgaacttcagtttctccatctgtacaaGGAGAACAGCTGAGGGTCCTTTCCAGCCTGTATAGGATGCTGACCTAGAGAAACTGTGGCCCACACCCACCATTAAGCACATAAGGCTTCCGCACAAGCTCCTTAGGCCTCTCCTCTACATCCACTTCCATGGCCTTTACCTGCAGAGAACAGAGACCGTGAGAGCAGTAGACAGAAGAAATATCTTGGATGAGGGAAAATCCTAAAGGCTCCTGCCCATCCCAACACAACTGCCTTATCCATAAAGGTCCCTCCACAAGGTCAGGCAAGAATAGATGACCAAAAGAACTAACGCCCTGGATGCTTTTTGGTTCCCAAGATGCTCAAGTAAGCAATTTATCTTTCTGCGTCTACCTATAAAATGGGCAGAACATTCCTTGCCTCACTTCACTGTGTGATTATCAAATGGAGCAATGCACATGAAAGCACTTAACACTTCAATGAGGGAGAGAGGTCAGATGCCTTCTCTTATGCAGGCTGACAGTGCTTGGCTATAGTTTcacatttattcaataaacagtAGTTCCCTGTTCCTCTAGCATAAACAGATAATAAGAAATTTGCCTGAAGGCAACAGGACAAACCCAATCAGCAAGCCCATTCATTAACTATAGACCACTAGTCACATCCTAAGCACTACTGAGTGAGGCTTAGTACTGAATGGAACACAGAGGTCTTGTTCCCAAGCAGATTATGTTGGAGGAAAGAGGCACAaacaataaacagataaatatatcACATGACATGCCATCAAGTATTTACAAGTGCCAATGAATTAAAGTAGAAAAGAAGTTACTGAGCCAAAAGGGGTGCTATTTTTGAAAGTGGTCCAGAAAACAAACTATTCCGGAGAAACTAGCCTAAGGGAAGCCTCAGACCAAGGACGATTGGATAACTGAGGAAAGGTGTGAGGAACAGTAAGGATTCCAAACTCCTTATTAGGAAAGTTAAGGGCAGGAAAAGATAAATTCTGGAAAACTGAGATGCCAAGGGATCCAAACAGTttaatttcaaaaggaaaaagtgTCGAAGGAAAACGGAAGCTCCAACCCAGGTCCAATGTGAGGCAGTATGAGGGAGATATTAAAGGTAATCTCAACGCAGTCAGGCTGGCCAAGTTGGCTGTGGGGAAGTCGCAAACCCAAGAAGGCCGTGAGGGAGGTAATAGACAGGATTAAGCCAGCTAAGGATGGTGTGGCGGCGGAGGGCAAGGCCGGGACCACGTCAGTACCTTTCTCTTAAGAAGGGGCACTGCCCTGTTGGGGTCCATAGCCAAACCCATCTCGGCCAGGTTCTGCCGCACCGATTTGGTCTGGTCCCAGGCATGTCGGATGTGTGAGCTACGGGGAAAAAAGAGGGTGATCGCGGGACTGTCATCTTGCTACCCGTCCTGGCCGAGGTCTCCTGCCTTCTAAACCCCGGTCTCCTCACCATTCGATCCGCGGCGCTGCCTTCCGTCGAGCATTCCGGTTCAGACGCTTCCGGTTAACATTATAACCGAACTTCTGCCTCCGAGTCTTTCCCTTGGCTTTGGGCATTGCACTGACCGCAGCACCGGGTACTAACTAGACTCGGCTTCTCACTCCAACTACCGCGTGTAGCTACTCCTTCCGGGCAGTGGAGCACGTGATTTTGCAGGCTTTCGGGAAATGCAGTCTTCTTCTCAGCGACACAGGCTGGTTACTATAACTCCCAGAATGCCATGAGCGAACGCGCCTGCGTAAAACGTTCAGCAAAGCCCTTTTCCCTGCCCTTTAATGACCTCATCAGGAGGCGGGGCTTAGCGTCCGAATTTTCGCCTACTGCTGTTGCTTAACATGGGGACTCCTGGCCGTGTCACTCCGGAGGCGCCCTTTGAACCATCGCAGCCCCCAGTCATTGAAGGCTTTAGCCCCAGTGTATACAGCACTTCGGAAGGCTTCAAGGAAAAGTTTATTCGCAAGACCCGCGAGAACCCATTGGTACCCATAGGTAAGCAAGTGGGAGCTGTAGGAACTGTAGACCAAGAGGGTAGTGACGTAGAGGGAATGAAATAGGGGAGGATCGGGACCCCAGCGGGGTGACCGGAGTGAGAAGGGGCCGGGCGGTGAGGGGGTGAACGTGATTGGAGTCGGAGCTGGACTGGACTGGGGGCGCTGGGACGCGGCGGACTCTGACTCCGAGGACCCCTCCCTGCCCCGACCCTCCTtctgcccacccctcccacctcggCCCCAACCCACAGCGCGCTCACCTCAGCTCCTTTTTAAGGATATCTTGACCCTGGAGAGGGAAGACGAAAGAGGGGAGGGGCCCTCTAGAGCCGGACCTGCCACTTTCCACCTGCTTTGTCGCCTCTTCAGGCTGCCTGGGCACTGCGGCCG contains:
- the NOP16 gene encoding nucleolar protein 16 isoform X1 encodes the protein MPKAKGKTRRQKFGYNVNRKRLNRNARRKAAPRIECSHIRHAWDQTKSVRQNLAEMGLAMDPNRAVPLLKRKVKAMEVDVEERPKELVRKPYVLNDLEAEASLPEKKGNTLSRDLIDYVRYMVENHGENYKAMARDEKNYYQDTPKQIRNKINIYKRFYPAEWQAFTDSLQKNKMEVE
- the NOP16 gene encoding nucleolar protein 16 isoform X2; the protein is MPKAKGKTRRQKFGYNVNRKRLNRNARRKAAPRIECSHIRHAWDQTKSVRQNLAEMGLAMDPNRAVPLLKRKTWRQKPAFQKRKEIHCHEISLTMFATWWRTMGRTIRLWPGTRRITIKIPQNRFGIRSTSTSVFTQQSGKPSLILCKRIKWRLSDWFMPAPG
- the HIGD2A gene encoding HIG1 domain family member 2A, mitochondrial — its product is MGTPGRVTPEAPFEPSQPPVIEGFSPSVYSTSEGFKEKFIRKTRENPLVPIGCLGTAAALTYGLYCFHRGQSHRSQLMMRTRIAAQGFTIVAILVGLAASTLKSRP